Below is a genomic region from Leishmania mexicana MHOM/GT/2001/U1103 complete genome, chromosome 20.
TTCGCAAATGGGGATGGAGTCCCCGCATAGCTGAATAATGTGCCTTGCTCTTTCCTCCGTTCCTCTCTCCCACTTTCCCGGATTTTGCGCGACAGAGGGCGGGCATTATTCACTTAGTcaggcacgtgcgcgtggcgTCTTTGGAACGGCAACGAACAGCGACGCCAtcaaaacaacaaaaacaacGACAGGCAGGGGAAAAAACGGTGAGGCCAGAGAAACCACCGCTTGTgggaaggaggcgctggTTGCGCACAGGAGGTTGCACTCACGCACTGGCAGTGCTATCGCTATCCTAGCTCTACCTCTCTCCAGCCTTCACGACCCCTCACAGCTGCGCgtgaacacacacacacacacacgtacacatacatacaagCATCAAGCAACATGGCGGAGACAGCAGTGCCGAGtcaggaggagagcagcacgcTGCTCGTCGGCGTGGGCAAGGCGGCCAGCGCCATGTCGTCAAAGGAAATCAAGAACGCACTGGAGAAAGGCGACACCACCGCCCGCGTGAATGCCCTCATGGCCATCATCCGCCTCCACGTGAACGGCGAGCCGCAGAACTACCTGATCATGTCCGTCATCCGCTACATCACCCCCATCGATGACCACCTCATCAAGAAGCTCGTCTTGTACTTTTGGGAGGTGGTTGACAAGCGCGACGCAGACGGCAAACTCCTCTCTGTCATCATTCTCATCTGCAGCTTCCTGCGCAGTGACCTGCTCCACCCTAACGAGTACGTGCGAGGCCTGACGCTGCGCTTCCTCTGTAAGGTGAATGAGGTGGAGCTGATCGAGCCGCTCGTGTCGGCAGTGGTGCAGAACCTGTCGCACAAGGTCGCCTATGTGCGGCGCAATGCTGTGCTGGCAGTGCACTACATCTTCAAGAAGTTCCCGAAGTTGCTCCCCGATGCCCCGGAGCTGGTGGAGTCGGCGATCCGCACCGAGACGGATGTTTCGACGTGCCGCAACGGCCTCGATTTCCTTGCTGCCTTCGTGCCTGAGCGCGCGGCGAGCTACCTCAGCGACTTTCGCGACTCGCACACGCTGTCGGCCGTCGATGGGCCGTTTCTGATGTCCGTGGTGGAGTTCTGCCGTCAAATGATCCGCGCCAACCCGTACGAGAAGGCGCGCTACGTCCCGGTCCTCTTCTCTGTTCTGCAGAGTAAgagcgccgcggtgcgctACCAGTGCGCGACGACCCTGCTGAGCCTCTCCTCGTCTCCCACGGCGATCCGGCAGGCGACGCTGACCTACGTTGACATCATCAAGGTGCACTCCGACAACAGCGTGCGGCTGATTGTGGTCGAGCAGCTGAACCAGATGCGTGGGTTGTACCTCTACGTCCTGCAGGACTCGCTGCTCGACATCCTCAGCGTGCTACAGGACGGCTCCATGACCATTCGCGAGCGTGTAATCGAGCTGGCGGTCGAGCTGGTCACGCGTCGCAACGCCGAGACGTTCATGCAGGCAATGAggaaggagctgctgcgcaccaaTAGCGTGGACTTTGAAGTAGAAGATGCCAACGCCGCCATGGCGTATCGACTGCTGATCATCAAGGCCATAAAtacggcgctgctgcgccacccgccgtcggcgccgtcgatgctgccggtgctgctcgacTACCTGTGCGACACGACCAGCACTAGCAAGGAGGTCATCACTCTCATCAAGGAGGTGCTACTCTCCCAGccagagctgcgccgcgacacgATGAAGAAGCTGTCGGACATCTTTCCCATGATGACGTCAAGTCCCGTCATGCGCACAGCACTCTGGATGTTCGGCGCGTACGCGTCGTCCGCggacgaggtgctgcagacGCTGCGCATGCTCAAGGACGCGGTCGAGCCACTGCCGTTTGAGGCCCCCAAGCCTGTCTCCGGTGACGCAGCCAGCCTCAacaccgccgcggccaccaAAAACACCTCTTCCCAGTCCAACATGCGCGCCGTGACGACAGTCCTCGAGGACGGCACGTACGTGACCACCTACACCACGGCCACTCCAGCACCCGCGGCGACCGCGACGAATGGTCATGGTGAGGGCGACAACAATGatgtgagcagcagcgggctgCGCTTGGAGCTGCTCAGAGGAGGCTACTtcctcgccaccgccctcgccAGCACCCTCACCAAGCTTGTCGTGCAGCTGTTCACCGGGGAGGCTAAGGGGAGCGTGGATGCGGCGACGCGCAACGCGGCTCAGTCCGATGCCCTCGCCATTCTACGCGAGGTACTGCGCTACGGCACGGAGGCGGACTCGTTGCACCCCATCAGTGCCGACACCAacgagcacctcctcctgaGCATCGAGCTTCTCTCCAATCCGCAGGCCCCTTTCATGGTCGACGTGCTGCACGCCTCCTTGGAGGCGCTAGGGCGTGCGGAGCGGCGGTCGACAAGGGAGGCTGGCAAgaccgacggcggcggcgctgccaccgcttctgctgccgctgccgtgcagctGAACGGCATCGACACGCCTGTCGTGTTCTCGCAGCTGAGTGAGGGCAAGGATGCCGTCCTCGAACTcgaggccgccgctgagGGCCCGGGTGCCGCGGCGAAGGATGAGAGCAGCGAGCGCAAGGCGCAGCTGTTCCTGAAGAAGCTGGAGGACACGATGCCGCTCTCCGGCTTTAACGACCCCGTCTACTGCGAAGCCAGTATCACGGTTCATCAGTTCGACGTCTCCGTCGACTGGCTGCTGGTGAACTGCACTTCGAAGCAGCTGACGAACCTCACCATCGAGCTCGTCTCGCTCGGCGGCATGAAGCTGTGCGAGCGGCCGCAGACGTACACCCTCAACCCCCACGAGACGATTTCTGTGCGCACCTCGCTGAAAGTGAGCGCCACCGAGAGTGGCGTCATCTACGGCACCGTGTTGTACGACGCGCCGAACAATCAGCACTGCAGCTTCATCCTGAACGACATCCATGTGGACATCATGAACTACATTCGTCCAGGCCCGTGCTTGTCGGCGGAGTTCCGAGAGAAGTGGGGGATCTTTGACTGGGAGAACAAGATCGCCGTGTCGACGACGAAGCGTGATCTGGCCAGCTTAGTGCGCTTCATTGTGCAGGAGTTGAAcatgcagctgctggagccgTACGAGGTGGAACAGGAGGTGGAACAGGACCCGGAGCTAGAGCTTCTACCCACTTCGGAAGAGAACGAGAAGTACGCGTACGTCTCGTGCAACCTGTATGCCAAAACCGCCTTTGGCGAGGACGCCTTGGCGAACGTGAGCGTGGAGAGCGACGGGAAGGGTTTGGTGAGTGGCGTGATTCGAATTCGCTCCAACACGCAGACCATCGCCTATGGCATCGGTGAAAAGCTGAACATGCTCCAGAAGTCCGGAAAGCTGTAAGCAGGATGtttgtgcatgtgtgtgtgttgctgctgcatgTACTTGAGCTTGGACGTCGGCGTGCGTCTGTATGAtttcttcttttgttgtgcgtgtgtgtgtgtctgtgtggtgTCGTGCGATgtcggggtggtggtggtgttccCCGCCTGGGCTCTTTCCTGTTTTCTTTCCACTCTCCATTCTTTTCGCGCGCagccatctccctctctaggtgcgtgtgcagcactCGTTGTGTCTTCTGTTTTCCTCTGTTAGTTGGCTCGACGCTTCTGAccacgcgtgcgtgcgtgcacgtgcggtTGCagattcttttttttgttttcctgtCTGCGAGACTCCCCGCCTCCTGCGCAGGGCGTACTCGCCAGTTTCAGCGTGTGGCTCATGggtgctggtgtgcgtgtgtgtctgtgcgcttCGTAGACTGTACACGCGGGCACATCTGTGTGGGAACCGAAGACTTTAGTGGAACACTTTGCGAGCAtctctgtgtctgtatgTGCGCTTGGGTGCGCATGAGTCTCCTCTCTCGTTTAGCCTCATTCAAGTGTACGGCTAGATCGAGAGAAGGTGGGGCGATTCGTGGGGAGGGAGACCAAGGGAAATGTAGAAGGGCAAAGGGAAGGAAAgatatgtgtgcgtgtggtgtgctGCGCTGTGCTGTGTAACGCACATAGATGGGTAacccccctcttcctcaccaCGGGGGAAATGCATGCAAGGTTTTTGCTTGTGCCTCTGCCCTcccgcccttctcctcgtaTCATCCTTGACCGAtaggtgtgcgtgttgcggcggcggaagtgGCGACTGATCAGGAgccgaaaaaaaacaaagataGCCGTGTATGGTGCACCGTTCGTTCCTCGCGTGTTCACAAAGGGtgtcgttgccgccgcctctgctgttCCGCTTTGCCCATTGGCTTCGATACCTGCGGCCAAATGGCTTCacttctccgtctctctctgtctcctgTATGGCAACCGATGCGCATGGCACTGTCTCCCCTTCCCGTGCTCCCTTCCCTCACATCTGCACTGTCCTTGTACTTGTGGcgtctcctcttcctctacTGCTTTGCTGTTCTCTTCCCTCGCTACCCCCaccacgtgtgtgtgtgtgtgtctgatGAGGCGGGGGCATATAGCACGCCAACGTAGCGGAACAACTGCATTATTGCCAGGGGCGTTAGTGTCATGTCGCTCGGGACGGCAGCCATCAGCCTCGCTGAGGTGCGCTCCGTTCAAGATGGCGTGGCGAACGACGTACGCGAAGATGggcgcacgctgctgcagcgccggccTGTACACATCACGGTCCGGACAAGCCCTTCTTccccggctgctgcggccgccggtGACGCGCAGGAGAGCTACAACGGCAGCTATGTGGAAGTGAACGCCAGCGGCACGGTCGTGTTGGCGGCTGCCACACCATCGGTCGTGGACggctgcgccactgccggcCCGAACTCTAGCGCTGGTACAGAGCATGAACGCGCGTCAGACACAGGCAAGGGCAAGCTGCACATCACCATTGACGCCGTGCCGCACGTGCTGGACGCGTACGCAAGCGCTGTTGGAGGTCGCAACGTGAGCCGCTACCGCCGTGACTATCTCGCCTTTTTGGCCTCGACTATGCGACAGGTGTTCGGCGCCGCGCAAGTGGAGGTGCAGGAGCAACAGGGCGTGGCGGAGGCTGAGGTAgtgcaggaggaggctgaCGAAGGCACTGGCAGGGCGTTcacggcatcgtcgtcgtcgagtccgtcagctggcgcagcttgGGAGGCGCCAGTGGCAGGGAGCAGTGGCGACCATATGCTGAACGG
It encodes:
- a CDS encoding putative coatomer beta subunit, producing the protein MAETAVPSQEESSTLLVGVGKAASAMSSKEIKNALEKGDTTARVNALMAIIRLHVNGEPQNYLIMSVIRYITPIDDHLIKKLVLYFWEVVDKRDADGKLLSVIILICSFLRSDLLHPNEYVRGLTLRFLCKVNEVELIEPLVSAVVQNLSHKVAYVRRNAVLAVHYIFKKFPKLLPDAPELVESAIRTETDVSTCRNGLDFLAAFVPERAASYLSDFRDSHTLSAVDGPFLMSVVEFCRQMIRANPYEKARYVPVLFSVLQSKSAAVRYQCATTLLSLSSSPTAIRQATLTYVDIIKVHSDNSVRLIVVEQLNQMRGLYLYVLQDSLLDILSVLQDGSMTIRERVIELAVELVTRRNAETFMQAMRKELLRTNSVDFEVEDANAAMAYRLLIIKAINTALLRHPPSAPSMLPVLLDYLCDTTSTSKEVITLIKEVLLSQPELRRDTMKKLSDIFPMMTSSPVMRTALWMFGAYASSADEVLQTLRMLKDAVEPLPFEAPKPVSGDAASLNTAAATKNTSSQSNMRAVTTVLEDGTYVTTYTTATPAPAATATNGHGEGDNNDVSSSGLRLELLRGGYFLATALASTLTKLVVQLFTGEAKGSVDAATRNAAQSDALAILREVLRYGTEADSLHPISADTNEHLLLSIELLSNPQAPFMVDVLHASLEALGRAERRSTREAGKTDGGGAATASAAAAVQLNGIDTPVVFSQLSEGKDAVLELEAAAEGPGAAAKDESSERKAQLFLKKLEDTMPLSGFNDPVYCEASITVHQFDVSVDWLLVNCTSKQLTNLTIELVSLGGMKLCERPQTYTLNPHETISVRTSLKVSATESGVIYGTVLYDAPNNQHCSFILNDIHVDIMNYIRPGPCLSAEFREKWGIFDWENKIAVSTTKRDLASLVRFIVQELNMQLLEPYEVEQEVEQDPELELLPTSEENEKYAYVSCNLYAKTAFGEDALANVSVESDGKGLVSGVIRIRSNTQTIAYGIGEKLNMLQKSGKL
- a CDS encoding RNasePH-like protein, whose amino-acid sequence is MSLGTAAISLAEVRSVQDGVANDVREDGRTLLQRRPVHITVRTSPSSPAAAAAGDAQESYNGSYVEVNASGTVVLAAATPSVVDGCATAGPNSSAGTEHERASDTGKGKLHITIDAVPHVLDAYASAVGGRNVSRYRRDYLAFLASTMRQVFGAAQVEVQEQQGVAEAEVVQEEADEGTGRAFTASSSSSPSAGAAWEAPVAGSSGDHMLNGFPAADLYVGEGFGFMIHVDVHVLQSSGGNLFTAIAYAVHAVLRSLRLPAVTLHKAPGDGAGVSVEVDRSKPYRKAVSWAQMPLLCVLLVSPTGHCVVDPTLREEWAMPQQVHVAAGANGQVMYFRYQQLPSRRGNAYQLQTAEPSSATDGCASYVAPPSALSVTDCWSILCDAVHICQAMLHDCEEALIHGENA